Part of the Candidatus Omnitrophota bacterium genome, TTTGCAATAATTGACCTAGAACGCAATATAAGAAAGACAGGTTATGATAAAACAAAGGTCTATATGGATAAATTAAGCCCTAAACAGCTTAAGGATTATTTTTCAAAGGTGCACCCCTTAAGCATGGCCGGAGGTTTCGATATCCAGGGCCAGGGTGCACTTTTTATACGTAAAATAAATGGTTGTTTTTATACGGTGGTGGGTATACCTATCAGTAAGCTATTCGCTGCTTTAAGAAAAATCGGAATATTATTATTTTTATTTGTTTTACCCGTACTAATAAGCGGTTGTTCTACGGAGTATAACATAGTGACAGGCAGGCAGGAGGCCTATTTTTACAGTACGGACAAAGAGATACAAATGGGAAAGAACATTTCAAAAGAAGTAGAGAAAGAATATAAGCTTGATGAAGACCCTTTGGTCCAAAAGCGGGTAAGGGATATAGGCAAAAAGATAGCTCTTGTCTGCGACAGGAAGGACGTAAGTTATATTTTTAATGTTATTGATGATGAAGAGGTAAATGCCTTTGCCTTACCCGGAGGTTTTGTATATGTTAATAAAGGGCTCATTGATAAAGTTGATAATGACGATGAGCTGGCTGCGGTATTAGCCCATGAAGTAGCTCATGTAGTTGCCAGGCACAGCATAAAGAAATTGCAGGCAGTAATGGGGTATTCTCTTTTAAGGATTGCTGTTGCAAGCGTGCCTGATTCTTCCGGTGCAGGTACAGCAGCAGATTATGCTTTTACTGAGATACTTTTAGGTTATTCGCGAGATGATGAATTGCTTGCCGACCAGCTTGGCGCACGATATACAGCTTTGGCAGGGTATAAACCAGGAGCGATGATAGATTTCCTGGAAAAGCTCCAGGAGATTAATAAAAGAAAACCGCTTAGGCCAAAAAATTACTTTAAGACGCACCCCTATGTTCCTGATAGGATACGGATAGTCAAGCAGGAGCTCGGACAGGATATGGACTTTAACGATTATATTAATATTGAAGAAATAAAGAAAAAATGAAGAAGGCTGCAGTCATTTTACTTATGTTATCAGTTTTTATCTCTTTTTATTGTAATATTTATGCGCAAAATTCCGGAGGAAACATTATGAATGATAAAAAGAATCCTTTTGGTGTCCTTGAGTTTTTCCATTGGAACCACGCATGGAACAAATATAAATATAACAATACCGATACTATTAAGAAATCGGTGGCGCTTTTAAAGGAAGCCGGCATAGGTATAGTGCGATTGGATTTTTTATGGTCTGATATTGAACCTTTTCAGGGCAAATTAAACTTTAGCAAATACGATGATATAGTAACTATTCTAACCGATAACGGTGTTGAAATACTGGGGATACTTAACTATAGCACTGATTGGGCTTCACCGGATAAGAAATGGAATTCTCCGTCAACTGACAATGGCATGTTCATTAATTATGTTACAGAAGTCGTGAAAAGATATAAAGATAAGGTAAGCTATTGGGAGATCTGGAATGAGCCAGACTCTCATATCTACTGGTCGCCCCAGGATGGATTGAAGCAGTATTGCAGCTTGCTTAAGGATTCTTATAAGAAAATAAAGGAGATAGCTCCGCAAAGCATAGTGTTAAACGGCGGCCTGGCTAATGGCCCGGCAAGTGTAAACAGGCTTTACGATAATGGGGCAAAAGATTATTTTGACGTGATGAACATACATATTTTTGATTCTCCATTAATAGAAGGGTCGTCAGTGAGGGTACTTTCTCAAATAAGGCTGACTGAGAAAATAATGCGCAGGAATAATGATTCTGATAAGCCTATTTGGATAACTGAGTTGGGTTGCCCGGGAGTTGCCCCCGGTATAAAGACTAAGGATTGGTGGATGGGCAAGAACCCCAGCGAAGAAGAGCAGGCTGCCTGGCTTAAGGAAGTATATGCAAAAATATTGAAAGAGACTCAGGTCGAGCGCATTTTCTGGGCATTTTTCAGGGATTGTAAAGACCACTGGAAAGATGGGGTCGATTATCTGGGTTTAATAAGATGGGATTTTTCAGCTAAGCCAGCCTTTGCCGAGTATAAGAAAATCATCTCTTCTTGGAATAATTTACAGCGGTAAGTTATCTGCTCTAAACTGTCAACCGTGCACCGTAAACTAAAATCAATTTTATCATGAGCAAGTTAAGAGATATAAAAATCCAGTATTTAAAAGGGGTTGGGCCGAAAAAAGCAGCTATTTTTAAGAGTATTGGCATCAGCAATATAGAGGATCTTTTTTATTATTTCCCTAAGCGTTATCAAGACAGGACAAGTTTTTTAAATATTTCTCAGCTTGCTGACGGTCAGGTCTGTACTATAAAAGGTACGGTTTTGGCCACAAAGCGCAGGGTATCTTTTAAAAGGCGCGGTTTAAATATATTTGAAGCAGTAGTTACTGATGGTTCGGGTAAAATCAGCTGTGTTTGGTTCAGCCAGCCGTATTTAAAAGAATATATTAAGCCGCAAGATGAGATTATTTTATACGGTAAAATAAGAAGCTACAGGGG contains:
- the maf gene encoding septum formation protein Maf, which gives rise to MELIYLASRSAARRKLLKSLGLRFRVVPARINEIMHSPSRNYPHIVKANALMKAESVARKIKKGIVIGADTIVVQGNTVYGKPRTLKEAKRMLIRLSSKPHWVYSGFAIIDLERNIRKTGYDKTKVYMDKLSPKQLKDYFSKVHPLSMAGGFDIQGQGALFIRKINGCFYTVVGIPISKLFAALRKIGILLFLFVLPVLISGCSTEYNIVTGRQEAYFYSTDKEIQMGKNISKEVEKEYKLDEDPLVQKRVRDIGKKIALVCDRKDVSYIFNVIDDEEVNAFALPGGFVYVNKGLIDKVDNDDELAAVLAHEVAHVVARHSIKKLQAVMGYSLLRIAVASVPDSSGAGTAADYAFTEILLGYSRDDELLADQLGARYTALAGYKPGAMIDFLEKLQEINKRKPLRPKNYFKTHPYVPDRIRIVKQELGQDMDFNDYINIEEIKKK